GATACCTCCACATTTCCATATTTTCCTCCACATTTATTCCCCATATGAAGGTCTTTGATTTATTGTTCAACAAGATatcaaatttatttagaaaataaatgttaactgtacattaaaatgctttttaaatgttacattttttatgaaaacTGATATTTAGAAAATTTTATGAAGTACAGTTTCTTCAAGGTGTGTGTCATTAGATttgatcaggggtgcccaagttcagtcctcgagatcgactatcctggaacttttagatgcaactctTCTTCAATCCACCTCAATAAAATGGCTCatttccctcatccacatgttcttcagctctgcagacgcctggtaacgagccattcatttgattcaggtgtgttggggaagggttgcatctaaacgttgcaggatagtagatcttgaggactggcCCAGGGAACCCCTAGATTAGACTACactgaattaaatattttgaactGATATTTGAGTGAAAATGGAGTTCCACACAGCAGTGACAGTTTTTAACTTGCAAAAATTTATCATCAAAAAAGTATGTTTGTGTTAGTATTTATATataatcatccatccattttttatacCACTAATTCTCATTCAGGCTCGCGGGAAAGCCTGACtccatcccagcaattagcaggggAAAGGCAggttcacctggacaggtcgccggTCTATCACAGTACATATAAACATCCAGTAACATTAAATAACTGACTGAAAAAATGTAGAATACTGTACAAAAAAAGAATGTTTTGGATGCATTATGCTGTGTATGTCATATTTAATAAATCCAGAGACTTTTTGCATCACTCTGTTAAAATCCAACCCCGTTGTACGGTCTGATTCTGCTCTTCTGCCCCATGGTGGACATTTTTTGTGCTGCAACAATGTTGACATGTCACATATGTCAAATATTGAATAATGTATGCAAATTATTAATTTCttaaattcatttttacattttgtaaaaggaaaaataaaactattccaaataaaaaaaaaagaattttctgATGTTATTTCAGGTGTTAAAGATTCAAGTACAAAAAGAATCTGATGTACTTCTTGTTTCTGATTGGTCGACAGGAGGATGTGTCCTGTGTGGCTGCTGGTGGCTGTGGTGGTTGTGGGCGGGGCCAGGGGAGCTGTCAGTCAGTGCTGGGAGCATCCGAGCTGCCAGGAGCTGAGCTCTGAGAGCAGCATGATGGTAACACACCACTCACAACCTCACTGAGCACCACATCTCTGATGCTGTTACTTCATCATGATGTTGaccttcctcctccaccttcctcctcctgcaggaGTGCATTCAGCTCTGCCGCTCCGACCTCAATGCCGAGACCCCCGTCGTCCCAGGCAACGCCCATCTccagcctcctcctccatctgagTCTTCATCCTTCATCTCATCCTCGTCCTCTCCTCAGGCCAAGCGCTCCTACTCCATGGAGCATTTCCGCTGGGGGAAGCCCGTCGGCCGGAAACGCCGCCCGGTCAAAGTCTACACCTCCAACGGCTTAGAGGAGGAGTCCTCTGAGGTTTTCCCCGGAGAAATGAGAAGGCGGGAGATTGCCAATGAGCTTatggcagctgcagcagctgaggaagaggaggaaaaggcTCAGGAGGCgatggaggaggcagaggagcacCAGCAGCTCCTGGGAAGCCTCCAGGAGAAGAAGGATGGTTCGTACAAGATGAAGCACTTCCGCTGGAGCGGCCCACCACCAGGCAAACGCTACGGTGGCTTCATGAAGAGCTGGGAGGAAGGACGCCAGAAGCCCCTGGTGACACTCCTGAAAAACATCATTAACAAAGACGAACAGAAGTGAGAGCAGGGAAAGAGGAGGAAAGGGGATGcagtggaggaggagaaaacTTTTTACACCCTGACCAATAAAAAGCTCCGAAACTGCTCTATTAGCTGATTCTGACTGAGGGACGGATAATTTATGCTTTTATGTAAATAACTGTatttattacataaaaacaaaaaactatttgCAAGCAAAAGACGagatttgtttgtctgtgtgtctcACATCACTGCTCCTGAAATCCCATCTAGACCTCCACCAGATCCGACCTGAAACCAGGCTGGACGAGAGGACGAGGACCCTCAGGCCGTTCAATTcttctttatttgtacagcaccgATTCACAACAGTCATCTCACTTTTACAGACTCAGTCcagttcacttcagttcagttcagttcagtttagttcagttcagtccagtttagttcagtccagttcacttcagttcagttcagtttagttcagtttagttcagtttagttcagttcagttcagttcacttcacttcagttcagttcagttcagtttagttcagttcagtccagtttagttcagtccagttcacttcagttcagttcacttcagttcagtttagttcagtttagttcagttcagttcagttcagttcagtccagttcacttcagtttagttcagttcagttcagttcagtccagttcacttaagttcagttcagttcagttcagtccagttcacttcagttcagtccagttcagttcagttcagtttagttcagtccagttcacttcagttcagttcagttcacttCACTtcagttcacttcagttcagtccagttcacttcagttcagttcagttcagttcagtttagttcacttcagttcagttcacttcagtttagttcagttcagttcagtttagtccagttcatttcagttcagttcagtccaggttagtccagttcagttcagcccagttcatttaatttcagtttagtTCAGTCCAGgttagtccagttcagtccagtccagtgcagtccagttcagttcagttcagttttgttCAGTCCAGGTTAGTTCAGTTAATTTCATctcagtccagtccagtccagtttagtCCAGTTCACTTCAGCTTAGTTCAGTCCAGGttagttcagtccagttcatttcatctcagtccagtccagtccagttcatttcagttcagtccagtccagtccagttcatttcaattcagttcagttcagttcagtctAGTCTAGTCCAGGTTAgttcagtccagtccagttcatttcagttcagtccaggttagtccagttcagttcagtccagttcatttcagttcagtccaggttagtccagttcagtccagtccagttcatttcagttcagtccagtccagtccagttcaattcagttcagttcagtttagtccagttcagttcagtccagtttagtCCAATTCAGTCCAGTCCACTTCAGGTTAGTCCAGGTTAgtctggtgaatgtggccggggagagggaagtctgggtttccctgctgccCAGCTGCCCCCATGACCCGACCCCGGATAAGCAGTAGAAAgtgaatagatggatgggtggatggatataTTAGTAAATTACTTTATAGATACATTACTGATTCCTgcaagtattattattattattattattattattattatcattgttattgGCTTTAAAACAGGGTGATGGCTTCTGGCAGGAATAACCGTCTGTACCTGTCTGTGTTGCTGTGGACCTGAAAAAAAGTCTCAGACTTAACACACTCACTGTTAATTATGATTCCtctcttttcattcattcattcattcattcatttattcattcattccagtcttaagtgatttttttctctatgGTCAAAGACGGTaagaaaggtaaaaataaattaaatttgtagCTTGTGCACTGTATGAAACAGAATAGTGGCTTGACTAGTTATAAACTGTACATTAATGAACCCATATATCTACAGAATGATTTTAGCCCATATTTGCAGTGTTTCAGTCTTTCAGTAATTTTCAACAGGACTTAGTCCAATGTGGTCTAGATGCCtaaaattaacaaaatgttCTAAGTCCTGCAGTTTTAACAGCACCTGGGCTAATATGTTTAAGCTTCCAAAAAGCAGTGGAATTATCCTTTACTCATATCCCTTGAACTCTCAATCAGAAGCCAACttcagctttgtgttttctgtctaaaagcccatttctgctcccttacatacgtaaatagCAACGTCggtttcaaacattgtcacaCATCGCCATCCTCATACTTTCATGTGTCTTTTTCATcaccatggttgttaagtcaagtTAAATTGTTCtaccactagggggcagtgctgagttcagagttcactcccgctAGCCGCTCTtggtttcagacaccgtttagcagcggtaatgcatcgttataaagttgtttccaatgCCAAACACTCACATATAGCGTTTTTAAAAGCTTGCGCattttctacagttgttgtgctcgtcttcatttttctttgttgttctcgtcctgatcctcttcttcttctttggtttgtttcgttcgctggttgcatgtcagctattctgctcagcgcTGCCCccgtggtttctggtggtattgcttcttcttctgtgtcaagcgacggatagctaagctccctgaaaatgaCCAAATTACACGCGCACGAGACTGTCTGTCCGTCTGCTTATTCGTCTTCTGGGTCCAGcatggttaccatggtgatgcaCCATGTGACACGTTCTGTGCAgacgtgtgtgtgcgtgtgtgatcCTTACTGAGTAGAAAATTCATAACTCTAAATTTGCCACTCACAAACCCtcattttaagttttgtaaAGGAACTCAAGTAATATTTACAACAATCCAACATTCTAAAAGCCAAAAGCCCTCAAATCTATGAAACTATCTGATTCCCTGGTGTTACATGTTCGTGTGCTGTTCATGTCTGTTTCTCATGCTAGCCTGACATGACTCTGACAAGACTCTGAAAAGATTTGGAAAAGAGTCTTGGAAATCGATCAGCTGACgcctgctcacatctaaagacaagtGTTTGGAGTTTTTAGTAACagtctagtctcagactgacATTTTACAAGACTgtcaatatttacaagactaaaactagattcttttagcttttttgtGATATGTAGGACAGTTGATATCGAACAAGCAGGGCTGATCTGCAACAAGCTCCACCATGTGCTCCTCTTCTGGACGTCCACGATGACATTTCATCACCGGTTCTTGtacatctttttttccctccgtTATCGTCGTTCTGACtgtcaggattcctgtttctgct
This DNA window, taken from Melanotaenia boesemani isolate fMelBoe1 chromosome 24, fMelBoe1.pri, whole genome shotgun sequence, encodes the following:
- the LOC121635602 gene encoding pro-opiomelanocortin-like; amino-acid sequence: MCPVWLLVAVVVVGGARGAVSQCWEHPSCQELSSESSMMECIQLCRSDLNAETPVVPGNAHLQPPPPSESSSFISSSSSPQAKRSYSMEHFRWGKPVGRKRRPVKVYTSNGLEEESSEVFPGEMRRREIANELMAAAAAEEEEEKAQEAMEEAEEHQQLLGSLQEKKDGSYKMKHFRWSGPPPGKRYGGFMKSWEEGRQKPLVTLLKNIINKDEQK